The genomic region CCGGGCAATATAAAAAATCACAAAAAGAAAAAAACCCGTTCGAAGATTCGCATAGCGAAACACATTCATATCAAAACAAGGTCTTTTTACCAATTGTTGTCGGATCACAAACAATCCGCCGGTAACTAAAGTTATAATCAACGCGAGAATGATCTGTGACGAATCGAACCAGTATTTCCGCTCTCCATAAATAAAGAAAAAGGAACCGCATAAAATGGCTGTCAACACCAAGATATAACTCGCCCAATCGACCTGATACAAGGGGATTTTTTTATGAAACCGATTGTTGTTAAACGTCAGCATAACCAACGCCACACAAAGTATCTGAAACAACGCCGAACCATACGCCATATACGTCCAGTCGTAATTTTCGAGTAACCAAACGGCGACATTCATAATAAAAGGCGATGCCAGCAACAAGGCTCCATAATTACAGCTAAATCCGATGATCACTGCATTTTTGGATTTAAACCGGGTGATCAGCAATTGACGCAACGGAATCCATGGTAAGGCCATCAAAATCCCTTCGACCATCCGCAGCATAATAAATACGGAATAATTATCGGTATAGGCCGACAAGATAAACGTGATTGCCGCCAGACTGTAAATCGTCACAAAATACTTTTTGGTCGGAAAAAATTTAAACAGTCGGCTTTCGATCATAATCGTAGCCAGAAAGGTTCCATAGGTTACGCATAACGAAAACTGTAAATCTTCCACATCCACATCCAAAAAACTGGCCGAATAGGTCACATTCGCGGTATATACCCCCAACAATACCATCGAATGCAACATACACACAATCAGAATCAGGATGATCGCCCAATTCGGAACCCAAGGTTTAAAAACACTCGTTTGCGACATCGCCTATTGGTGTTCGGCTATTACAATTATATTCATCCCCGCCCGTAAAAATTCGGTTTGATCATCGGTTTCGGCCAGTTTAATCCGAACCGGAATCCGTTGTTCGATTTTTACAAAGTTCCCGGTCGCATTGTCGGGCGGCAATAGGGAAAAACGCGCACCACTGGCCGGTGATAACGATTCCACCGTTCCGCGAAAAACACGTCCCCGCACCGCATCGGCTTTTAACTCCACTTCCTGACCAATGGTCAGATATTGCAATTGCGTTTCTTTAAAATTTGCCGTTACCCATTTTTCTTTACTGACAATCGAAACCAGCGTTTGTCCTTCTTTTACCATTTGTCCCGGCTGTATGGTTTTCCGACCCACCCAACCGTCATACGGAGCTGTTATTATAGTATACGACAGGAAAAGTGAGGCATTGTCTGCCATCGCCTGATTGGATTGTACTACAGCCGCAGCCGTTGGCAGTTTCGAACGGGTTTCTGTTGTATTTAAAGTCGTCGTAAGGATGGTTTTCTGAATTTCACTGTACCGTGCTTTTGCCGTTTCGTAAGCGGCTTTTACCTGTTCCAATTGTTGTTCGGTCGCCGCTTCTTCCTTTAATAAAGCCTTATACCGCTGGTAATCCTGTCCGGTTTTCCAGACTTCTGTCCGCACCGCTTCGAGTTGCGCTTCCTGTTCGGACGTTTTATTCGATACGGCGGCAACACTGTTTTCGATTACTTTTATA from Flavobacterium sp. WV_118_3 harbors:
- a CDS encoding MFS transporter — its product is MSQTSVFKPWVPNWAIILILIVCMLHSMVLLGVYTANVTYSASFLDVDVEDLQFSLCVTYGTFLATIMIESRLFKFFPTKKYFVTIYSLAAITFILSAYTDNYSVFIMLRMVEGILMALPWIPLRQLLITRFKSKNAVIIGFSCNYGALLLASPFIMNVAVWLLENYDWTYMAYGSALFQILCVALVMLTFNNNRFHKKIPLYQVDWASYILVLTAILCGSFFFIYGERKYWFDSSQIILALIITLVTGGLFVIRQQLVKRPCFDMNVFRYANLRTGFFLFVIFYIARATLNMCHSAMFAVWNWEPSRVAQVQYLNVIGNVIGMVLAGIFLAKGMATRLIFSLGFLIFAIYHFWFTFLFVPDVTLSDILIPYMLQGVAVGILFVPLVLFTVSSVPTHYAPFSGTVGVSGRFWGSTIGFCILQNAQVFLQRSHFTKLRQFVLSESPETGERLAKLTQSFTTKGFTADEAYKLAVQQLIQAVSKQSVLLSDMEIFTVIGYGLLFLVVLLLLNRHLKQTFDLFKNRVWGS
- a CDS encoding HlyD family secretion protein: MGTQKAPRAHRSFHTLITVIAGCIVFCGIVLGIWFLIFYNNHEETNDAQVDQYVTPVMARVTGFVQEVRYEENQFVHKGDTLIVIDNREYKSHLDRALADVDNAKQNIKVIENSVAAVSNKTSEQEAQLEAVRTEVWKTGQDYQRYKALLKEEAATEQQLEQVKAAYETAKARYSEIQKTILTTTLNTTETRSKLPTAAAVVQSNQAMADNASLFLSYTIITAPYDGWVGRKTIQPGQMVKEGQTLVSIVSKEKWVTANFKETQLQYLTIGQEVELKADAVRGRVFRGTVESLSPASGARFSLLPPDNATGNFVKIEQRIPVRIKLAETDDQTEFLRAGMNIIVIAEHQ